Proteins from a single region of Megalopta genalis isolate 19385.01 chromosome 3, iyMegGena1_principal, whole genome shotgun sequence:
- the LOC117229639 gene encoding ras-related protein Rab-24, producing MENVDLKIVLLGDKNVGKTCLVTRYIHETFNDEISFKGTIGAAYSSKKVECNGLSIVLGIWDTAGCERYEAMTRMFYREAKAAIVCFDVTTAVTFQRAKFWIRELRAVEESCKIYICGTKNDLLKPDEVQFLEMRAINNYATSVRAKLYITSSKTGENIAELFNVIVQDFVATNPVKETKEVVTLNSPSNHVRNRFRCCSRQT from the exons ATGGAGAACGttgatttaaaaattgttttattgGGTGACAAAAATGTAGGAAAAACATGTCTTGTGACGCGTTACATACATGAAACATTTAATGATGAAATTTCCTTTAAAGGT ACAATAGGCGCCGCATATTCATCTAAGAAAGTAGAGTGTAATGGACTTTCGATTGTCCTAGGAATATGGGATACAGCAGGTTGCGAAAG ATACGAGGCAATGACGAGGATGTTTTATCGTGAGGCTAAAGCTGCTATAGTATGTtttgatgttacaacagcaGTTACCTTTCAAAGGGCAAAATTTTGGATCAGAGAACTCAGAGCAGTCGAAGAATCATGTAAAATATACATTTGTGGCACAAAAAATGATCTCCTTAAACCTGACGAGGTTCAATTTTTGGAAATGAGAGCTATAAACAATTATGCTACGAGCGTGAGGGCTAAATTGTATATAACATCCAGTAAGACCGGAGAAAATATTG CTGAATTGTTTAATGTAATCGTGCAAGATTTTGTAGCAACTAATCCTGTTaaagaaacgaaagaagtagTTACCTTAAATTCACCAAGCAATCATGTTAGGAACAGGTTTAGGTGTTGTTCAAGGCAGACATAA